In the Dolichospermum flos-aquae CCAP 1403/13F genome, TGAATTAATAAAGGATCTGCTATACTTTGTCCTACCGTCATCGCTGGATTTAAACAAGCATGAGGATCTTGAAATATCATTTGGATTTGTCTCCGAGAAGAACGGATTTTTTGCCGAGATAAACTGGTTAATTCCTGGCCTAAAAATTCGACTTTTCCCGATGTCGGACTAATTAATTGTAAGATAGTTCTCGAAAGTGTACTTTTCCCACAACCAGACTCTCCCACTAATCCTAAAATTTCCCCAGCATACAATTCTAAATTAATCCCATCTACAGCTTTAACCGTTTGTCCTTCTCCTTTAAATATCCGTTCAATAAAATTCGGTTCTATGGTATAATGTTGCTTGAGTTCTGTAATTTTTAAAATGGGATTTGCCTTTTCTGTTCCCTGTTCTCTTTTCCCTGCGATGCACTGAGCTTGTCGAAGTGTTCCCTCTTCCTTTTGAATATGTAAAGCGGCTTTTAATAAAGATTGAGTATATTCATGTTGTGGATGAGCAAATACAGTTTCCGTTTTTCCCATTTCCACCATTTTACCCTGATACATTACCCCAATGCGATCGCAATATTCCCCCACCATTGCTAAATCATGGGAAATTAATAATAATCCCATATTTTCCTCTGCACACAATCGCGTTAGTTCTTGGAGAATCTGAGCAGAAACAGTCACATCTAAACTAGTCGTTGGTTCATCAGCCACAATTAACTTAGGACTTAAAAGTAAAGCTAAAGCAATAGCTACCCGTTGACGCATTCCCCCGCTAAACTCATGGGGGTACTGACTCCAACGACTAGCGGGAATTTTCACCTTTGCCAAAGTCGCTAAAGCCTTTTCCTTCGCTTGCTGTTTCGATAATTCCGGTAAATGGGCTTGTAGAGTTTCAATACAGTGATTCCCAATTGTCATCAATGGATCAAGGCGCGTCATGGGGTCTTGAAAAATCAAAGCTACCTCTTCACCTCGAAACTTTTGCATCTTAATTGGTGTTAAATCTAATACAGGTTTTCCTTGAAAATTTACTATTCCTTCAACGCGACTAGAGGCAGGCAATAAACGCATTATCGCTTTTCCAATAGTGGATTTACCACAACCGGACTCTCCCACCAATCCCATTCTTTCGCCAGGCTTGAGAATAAAAGATACACCATCAATCGCCCAGCTTTCTACCTCTCCACTCCGTCGCGGATAAGCCACACGGAGATTTTTAACACTCAATAAAGCTTCACTCATAATTAATTATTTTATAACCTTTAATATTGTTGGGGATTCATCATAACTCGACCAGGATTAATCAATCTATAGATTATAGATAATGGGTATGATAGATAACCTCTAAAAAACGACTGTTAATTTACATATCTTTACAATTCGCCATCTGGGGAAGAGAGTGAGTTGGGTAAACACTTGATGGCGATGTTCCTGATTACAGCTAGATAACAGCGATCTTAGTAGATAAATTATCTAAAGTGTCTATTACATTGTTTAAAGTTATGTAGCCTTTTGCTTACAAGCTATCAAGCCCTGGGGTAAACTATGCCTTGATTATGATTCTTTCACTCCAGAAGAACACCCGCAAGGAGCAGTTTTTTAAATGTCTCATACCGTTAAAATCTACGACACCTGCATTGGCTGTACACAATGCGTCCGCGCTTGCCCTACGGACGTGCTAGAAATGGTTCCTTGGGATGGCTGTAAAGCTGCTCAAGTGGCTGCTTCTCCCCGCACCGAAGACTGTGTAGGTTGTAAGCGTTGTGAAACTGCTTGCCCCACCGATTTCTTGAGTATTCGCGTTTATCTAGGCGCTGAAACAACTCGCAGCATGGGCTTGGCTTACTAAGAATTTCATTTCTAAATTCTTGGTACTTTAGTGCTGAGGAGTGAGAATGGGAGAAAAATCAAGATTCTTCCCTCATTCCTCAGCATTTTTTGTCAGTTGGTAGGGGCGAAGCATTTGGAAAAGCATGTCTCGCAACTACCGATAATTTATCTTCCAAATGCTTCGCCCGTACAGTTGTCAGTTGTCAATGACCAATCACCAATTCCAGCAACTATACTTAAAATTTAATCATCCTGAAACCGGAGTGGTTTAAGCAATGTGTGGAATAGTTGGATATATAGGCACTCAGCCAGCGACAGATATTTTACTGGCTGGACTAGAAAAATTAGAATATAGAGGTTACGATTCAGCCGGAATTGCCACTATTTTGGCAGGTGACGTGCATTGTGTCCGAGCTAAAGGCAAATTACTCAACCTGCGTTCTAAACTGGAACAAATCGAAAATCCTGCCCAAATAGGGATTGGTCACACGCGCTGGGCAACTCATGGTAAACCAGAA is a window encoding:
- a CDS encoding dipeptide ABC transporter ATP-binding protein, which encodes MSEALLSVKNLRVAYPRRSGEVESWAIDGVSFILKPGERMGLVGESGCGKSTIGKAIMRLLPASSRVEGIVNFQGKPVLDLTPIKMQKFRGEEVALIFQDPMTRLDPLMTIGNHCIETLQAHLPELSKQQAKEKALATLAKVKIPASRWSQYPHEFSGGMRQRVAIALALLLSPKLIVADEPTTSLDVTVSAQILQELTRLCAEENMGLLLISHDLAMVGEYCDRIGVMYQGKMVEMGKTETVFAHPQHEYTQSLLKAALHIQKEEGTLRQAQCIAGKREQGTEKANPILKITELKQHYTIEPNFIERIFKGEGQTVKAVDGINLELYAGEILGLVGESGCGKSTLSRTILQLISPTSGKVEFLGQELTSLSRQKIRSSRRQIQMIFQDPHACLNPAMTVGQSIADPLLIHNMDIVVKAKEQVLWMLEKVGLTPAELYYHRYPADLSGGQQQRVAIARALITKPKLVICDEPVSMLDASVQTQVLDLMLQLKDEFKLTYLFITHDLWLARFLCDRIAVMNGGKIVELGQTKQIFAHPQHPYTQTLLAAAPLLAKA
- the psaC gene encoding photosystem I iron-sulfur center protein PsaC, with protein sequence MSHTVKIYDTCIGCTQCVRACPTDVLEMVPWDGCKAAQVAASPRTEDCVGCKRCETACPTDFLSIRVYLGAETTRSMGLAY